The Neodiprion fabricii isolate iyNeoFabr1 chromosome 4, iyNeoFabr1.1, whole genome shotgun sequence genome window below encodes:
- the LOC124179635 gene encoding intraflagellar transport protein 46 homolog, translated as MDIKDSSEDEEAQNISAFSQFDESIEVRNAEEIKSPVNTAMSTLKRSPKNTGSHSSLKIGVGSLRGNLSPPQPSRYSNKLTDHVEPTSFGKSSALMNDASDSEETDDDDIQGGTTKGFETYDPKEFEDLHVSAEIKELFENITRFSPQKIDLDYKLIPFVPDYIPAVGDIDAFIKVPKPDGTADKVGLVVLDEPCANQSEPAVLHLQLRSHSTSSGPMKQAVIKRIDDPEKNSKSIEKWINDMNQLHTNRHPLTVHLSKPTVDIDTLMQQWSADVDERLENTSVELSQLDCDLPRLVDIACTLVDIPVYPDARMEALHTMFTLFLEIRDHQY; from the exons ATGGACATTAAGGATAGCAGTGAGGACGAAGAAGCACAAAATATATCTGCATTTAGCCAATTTGATGAAAGTATCGAGGTACGCAACGCCGAAGAAATCAAGAGCCCTGTGAACACAGCTATGTCGACATTGAAACGAAGTCCAAAAAATACCGGTAGCCACAGCTCATTGAAGATTGGGGTTGGAAGTCTACGAGGCAATCTCAGTCCCCCACAGCCTTCAAG ATATTCGAACAAGCTTACGGACCACGTTGAACCCACATCGTTTGGCAAGTCAAGCGCACTCATGAATGATGCTTCTGATAGTGAAGAGACGGATGACGATGATATACAAGGTGGAACAACCAAAGGTTTTGAAACTTATGATCCAAAGGAATTTGAAGATCTTCACGTATCAGCTGAAATCAAAGAACTTTTCGAGAATATCACAAG ATTCTCACCGCAGAAAATTGACCTTGACTACAAGCTCATTCCGTTCGTGCCCGACTACATTCCAGCAGTCGGCGATATTGATGCTTTCATTAAAGTTCCGAAACCTGATGGTACCGCTGATAAAGTAGGGCTAGTCGTTCTGGATGAGCCCTGCGCTAATCAATCGGAGCCTGCCGTTCTGCATTTGCAATTGCGAAGTCATAGTACAAGTTCAGGACCTATGAAACAGGCAGTGATCAAGCGCATTGACGAtccggaaaaaaattccaagtcTATTGAAAAGTGGATTAACGATATGAACCAGTTGCACACAAATAGGCACCCGCTTACAGTACATCTCTCAAAACCAACAGTTGACATTGATACGCTCATGCAACAATGGTCTGCAGACGTAGACGAACGATTGGAAAACACTTCGGTTGAATTGTCACAGCTAGATTGTGACTTGCCCCGTCTCGTCGACATTGCTTGTACCCTCGTCGATATTCCAGTCTACCCAGATGCCAGAATGGAAGCACTGCACACGATGTTTACCTTGTTTTTAGAAATTAGAGATCATCAATATTAA